The following coding sequences lie in one Globicephala melas chromosome 15, mGloMel1.2, whole genome shotgun sequence genomic window:
- the VPS37D gene encoding vacuolar protein sorting-associated protein 37D: MYRARAARAGPEPGSPGRFGILSTGQLRDLLQDEPKLDRIVRLSRKFQGLQLEREACLASNYALAKENLALRPRLEMGRAALAIKYQELREVAESCADKLQRLEESMHRWSPHCALGWLQAELEEAEQEAEEHMEQLLLGEQSLEAFLPAFQRGRALAHLRRTQAEKLQELLRRRERSGQPAPTAAADPPKSFPAAAVLPTGAARGPPAVPRSLPPLDSRPVPPLKGSPGCPLGPAPLLSPRPSQPEPPHR; this comes from the exons ATGTACCGGGCCCGGGCGGCGCGGGCGGGGCCGGAGCCCGGCAGCCCGGGGCGCTTTGGGATCCTCAGCACCGGGCAGCTCCGGGACCTGCTTCAGGATGAGCCCAAGCTGGACCGGATCGTGCGGCTCAGCAGGAAG TTCCAGGGCCTGCAGCTGGAGCGCGAGGCATGCCTGGCCTCCAACTACGCTCTAGCCAAGGAGAACCTGGCACTGCGGCCCCGCCTGGAGATGGGCCGCGCTGCCCTGGCCATCAAGTACCAGGAGCTTCGGGAGGTGGCCGAGAGCTGTGCAGACAAGCTGCAGCGACTGG AGGAGAGCATGCACCGCTGGAGCCCCCACTGCGCGCTGGGCTGGCTGCAGGCTGAGCTGGAGGAAGCTGAGCAGGAGGCTGAG GAGCACATGGAGCAGCTGCTGCTGGGGGAGCAGAGCCTGGAGGCTTTCCTGCCCGCTTTCCAACGAGGCCGTGCCCTGGCCCACCTGAGGCGGACCCAGGCGGAGAAGCTGCAGGAGCTGCTGCGGCGCCGGGAGCGATCTGGCCAGCCAGCCCCCACTGCTGCTGCGGATCCCCCCAAATCCTTCCCCGCTGCCGCTGTCCTGCCCACTGGGGCCGCCCGGGGGCCACCAGCAGTGCCCCGGAGCCTGCCCCCCTTGGACTCCCGCCCAGTGCCCCCGCTGAAGGGCTCCCCCGGGTGCCCTCTaggcccagcccctctgctgaGCCCTCGGCCCTCGCAGCCAGAGCCCCCCCACCGGTAG
- the DNAJC30 gene encoding dnaJ homolog subfamily C member 30, mitochondrial: protein MAAQRDVRWSRLFLWRLWQARGVPQNLGLGLGLKARTYSRSDGPYSRTALYELLGVPSTATQAQIKAAYYRQSFLYHPDRNAGSAEAAERFTRISQAYVVLGSTTLRRKYDRGLLSDEDLRGPGVRPSKTPATDPDSPRTQPPASRTQGRGQASSGANRTMFDFDAFYQAHYGEQLERERRLRARREALRKQREDRAKKGLRWDETRDTALFVVLLTVFIIMGFRF from the coding sequence ATGGCCGCCCAGCGCGATGTGAGATGGTCACGGCTATTTCTGTGGAGGTTGTGGCAGGCCAGGGGGGTTCCACAAAACTTGGGATTGGGCCTGGGCCTAAAAGCGAGAACTTATTCCCGGAGCGACGGCCCGTACTCGCGCACGGCGCTCTATGAGCTGCTCGGCGTCCCCTCCACGGCCACGCAGGCGCAGATCAAGGCGGCTTACTACCGGCAGAGCTTCCTTTACCACCCGGACCGCAACGCCGGGAGCGCCGAGGCTGCCGAGCGGTTCACGCGCATCTCCCAGGCCTACGTGGTGCTGGGCAGTACCACCCTGCGTCGCAAGTATGACCGCGGCCTGCTCAGCGACGAGGACCTGCGCGGCCCCGGGGTCCGGCCCTCCAAGACGCCCGCCACCGACCCCGACTCGCCCCGCACCCAGCCGCCTGCTTCTCGGACCCAGGGCCGCGGTCAGGCCTCGTCGGGAGCCAACCGCACCATGTTCGACTTTGACGCCTTCTACCAGGCGCACTACGGCGAGCAGCTGGAGCGCGAGCGGCGCCTGAGGGCCCGGCGGGAGGCCCTTCGCAAGCAGCGGGAGGACCGGGCCAAGAAAGGCTTACGCTGGGACGAGACCCGAGACACGGCTTTATTCGTGGTTCTGCTCACTGTTTTCATCATCATGGGTTTTCGTTTTTAA